In Gemmatimonadaceae bacterium, the sequence ACGCGCCCGTCCTGCGGAAGACGCGTTTCGGCGATGTCGAGACCGGCTAGAATCTTGATACGGCTCGTCAACGGCGCTTGCACGGCCTTGGGGTAGGTGCCCCCGTGCTGCAGCAATCCATCGAGACGGTAGCGGACCTTCATCACCTCTTCCAGGGGCTCGATATGAATGTCCGTTGCGCCGAGGTTCGTGCCCCTCCTGATGATATCATCCGCGAGCTTCGCGGCGGTGGCGCTCTCATCGAATGGCTCCATCGGCCGGCCCGCTGTGATTCCCTGACCGGGGGCCGTAGCGGATCGACTGGCCTCGGCAACCGAGTCCAGAGGACGTTCCCCGGGCGCCGCATACGCGAGCCGCAAGCGCTTGGCGATATCCTCTTTGGGCGCTGCCGCAATCTTTATCGGACCGCCGGCGGCGCGCTCCAACGCAGTGACCGCTTTCATATCGAACGGGTCGGCCATGGCGACGAGGAGTCGACCGTTGTCCTCCTGGAGCGGTACCGCGTTATACCGGCGGGCGACCGGCGCGCTGATAAGAGCGACGGCGCCCGGCGCGGGCATTCTGTCCGCCAGCGGGATGTAAGGGATCCCAGCGTCTTCGCAGAGCGTCTGCATCATGACGTCCGGATGTACATAGCCCAGATTCACGAGCGTTTGGCCGAGCTTCTCGCCGCTGGTGGCGTGCTTCTGTAGCGCGCGGTCCAATTGGTCTGGCGTGATCAGACCGCTCTGTACGAGGCGGTCACCAAGACGCATCTTCACCGCCATGACGACCCCCTCATACGCGCCATCGCGCGCGCCCGACGAACGTCACGAGAGCGCGCCGGAAGAAGGGTGATCGGCATTTGCAGTTATAAGGATGGATTTAATGTCAATGTATGGCTCGGGCATCATTAATGAAAGACTCGGTCGAGCGATCTCTCCCCCGGTCAGCCTCTCATTCATGGGACTCCGGTGCCCGAACGGTTTCCACGGCCTCGACCCACGCCGTCAGAAACTGATTCGCCTGGAAGCCGTCCAGCACGCGATGATCGATCGTCAGGGACACGTAGCACATCGGCCGCACCGTGACTTCGTTTCCCGAGTCACCCGCGGGCTTCGCGCGCCGCTCGAGCTTGCCGACGCCCAGTATCGCGCTCTGCGGCTGGTTGATGATGACGGGCGTCGCAACGAGACTTCCACTCACGCCGTGGTTGGAGATGGTGAATGTCCCGTTCTGCACGTCGCGCGCGTCGAGACGCTCCGACCGCGCTCGCTCGGTGAGATCCTGGAGACGCTCCGCGATCTCCGCCAGGTCGAGATCCTGCGCTCTTGTTATCACGGGGACGATCAGCCCACCGGAGCCGAGCGCTGTCGCGATACCGATGTTGATGTCATCGAAGATCTCGAGAGCATCGTCGTGCCAGCGGCTGTTCACTTCGGGAACGGCCTTCAATGCCTTCACGGCCGCACGCACGAAATACGCGGTGTAGGTGAGCTTCACGCCGCGCGACTCGAAATCCCCCTTTCTCGCCTCGCGATCGGCGATCACCGAGGAAAGATCGGCCTCGAAGACGCTCGTAACGTGCGGCGCTGTGGCAACGCTCTGCACCATGTGCTGAGCGATGCTGCGGCGCATCTGCGTGTGCGGGACCCTTTTCCCGGACCCGCGTGACGCGACGAAATCCATCACGTCCTGGTGCGTGATGCGCCCGCCGCGTCCCGTTCCAGAGATCTGCGACGCGTCGAGATTGTTCTCCCTGAGCAGCTTCCGCACGGCGGGGCTCAGCTCACCCGATCCGACCGCTGCCGCGCCGGTCTCGATGCGTCCCAGCACCTCGCCTGGCTCGACCTGCTCGCCATCGCGCTTCAATATCTCGGCGAGCCTGCCGGTTCCTGGAGCAGCGACCTCCATGTTCACCTTGTCGGTGGCGATCTCGAGCAGCGGCTCGTTCTCGGTGACCTGATCGCCCACAGACTTGAACCACGTGGACACCATCGATTCGGTCCCCTCTGACTGGCCGACAGGTACGGTGACATCTATCAGATTCGGCATACGGGTAACGGGTAACGGGTAGCGGGTAACGGGTAACGGGTAACGGGTAAGGAATCCCTACGCTTCCAGGATTTCAGTCATGCGCACCGCGATTGACGCGACGGTCGGAACCGCCGCGTCCATCAGGCCGAAATTATGCGGAACCGGCACGTCGGGAATCGCCAATCGGTGTATTGGCGCATCGAGATTGAAGAACGCCTCCTGCGCCACCGTCGCCGCCACCTCGGCGCCGAAGCCCGCGGTCATTCCGTCCTCGTGCACGATGAGACAGCGCCGCGTGCGCTCCACCGACTGGAGCACCGTCGCCTTGTCCCACGGCGAGATGGTGCGCAGGTCAATTATCTCGATGGATTCGCCGACGATCTTCGCGGCGAGCTCACATCGCTCGACCATCGCCCCCCACGTCACCACCGTCAGCGCGTCGCCGCTCTGCGTGATCCTCGCCTTGCCGAACGGAAGCACGTAGTCGTCGCCGGGATACGGACGCCGCGCCCACGGGCCGTCGAGCAGATGCCGGTGCTCGAAGAAGATCGTCGGGTTGTTGCTCCTCAGCGCGGCACGCAACAGCCCCACCGCATCCTCGGCGTTCGATGGAAACGCCACCTGCCATCCGATCGCGTGCGCCCACACGACTTCACCCGACACGCTGTGCCACGGATCGCCCACTTTTGCGAATCCGCCAGGCATTCTCACGACGATGGGAGCCGCAAACCGGTTGGCCGTGCGCCACCGGATCGTTCCGCAGTTGTTGAGCTGCTCCATTGCGGGGTCGGCGTATTTCCGGAACTGGATCTCGGCCACGGGCATGAGCCCCGCGATGGCCATGCCCACCGCGCGGCCAATGATCCCCTCTTCGGAAAGACTCGTGTCGAAGACACGCTTGTCGCCGAATGCGTGCTGCAATCCCATCGTCGC encodes:
- a CDS encoding 2-oxo acid dehydrogenase subunit E2, producing the protein MPNLIDVTVPVGQSEGTESMVSTWFKSVGDQVTENEPLLEIATDKVNMEVAAPGTGRLAEILKRDGEQVEPGEVLGRIETGAAAVGSGELSPAVRKLLRENNLDASQISGTGRGGRITHQDVMDFVASRGSGKRVPHTQMRRSIAQHMVQSVATAPHVTSVFEADLSSVIADREARKGDFESRGVKLTYTAYFVRAAVKALKAVPEVNSRWHDDALEIFDDINIGIATALGSGGLIVPVITRAQDLDLAEIAERLQDLTERARSERLDARDVQNGTFTISNHGVSGSLVATPVIINQPQSAILGVGKLERRAKPAGDSGNEVTVRPMCYVSLTIDHRVLDGFQANQFLTAWVEAVETVRAPESHE